From a single Gadus morhua chromosome 3, gadMor3.0, whole genome shotgun sequence genomic region:
- the cryba1l2 gene encoding crystallin, beta A1, like 2, producing MNRATKTHMTSPMFFPNMGMAPFFKVTVFEQEHFQGRCQEFTSECCNIQDCGLDNIRSIRVESGAWVGYEHHDFQGQQFILERGEYPHWDAYSGSLAYHVERLMSLRPIYCASHQSSRMTIYEMENFLGRSVEMCDDYPSLQAMGWMKPEVGSMHVQCGAFVCYQFPGYRGQQYIMECERHSGDFQHWKNWGSHCQTPQIQSIRRIHH from the exons aTGAATAGAGCCACTAAGACCCACATGACCTCCCCCATGTTCTTCCCCAACATGGGTATGGCCCCCTTCTTTAAG GTGACCGTGTTCGAGCAGGAGCACTTCCAGGGCCGCTGCCAGGAGTTCACCTCCGAGTGCTGCAACATCCAGGACTGTGGACTGGACAACATCCGCTCCATCAGGGTGGAGAGCGGAGC ctgGGTGGGCTACGAGCACCACGACTTCCAGGGCCAGCAGTTCATCCTGGAGAGGGGAGAGTACCCCCACTGGGACGCCTACAGCGGCTCCCTGGCCTACCACGTGGAGCGCCTCATGTCCCTGCGCCCCATCTACTGCGCT TCCCACCAGAGCAGCCGTATGACCATCTACGAGATGGAGAACTTCCTGGGCCGCAGCGTGGAGATGTGTGATGACTACCCCTCCCTGCAGGCCATGGGCTGGATGAAGCCCGAGGTGGGATCCATGCACGTCCAGTGTGGAGC ctTCGTGTGCTACCAGTTCCCCGGCTACAGGGGCCAGCAGTACATCATGGAGTGCGAGAGGCACAGCGGCGACTTCCAGCACTGGAAGAACTGGGGCTCCCACTGCCAGACCCCCCAGATCCAGTCCATCAGGCGCATCCACCACTAG
- the crybb1l2 gene encoding crystallin, beta B1, like 2: MSADKSKAASQTDGKTPLSKRSEMGTHAYKMFVFDQENFQGRCVEISGECMNVCDMGMDKVRSLRVECGPYVGYEQMNLCGEMFILEKGEYPRWDSWSNCQRNDYLLSFRPCRMDPEKHKVCLYEVGEFKGRKMEIMDDDVPSLFSYGFTDRVGSVMVSCGTWVGYQFPGYRGSQYVLEKGEYRHFNEFGARYPQMQSIRRIRDMQWHQHGCYTMSSK, from the exons ATGTCTGCTGATAAGTCCAAGGCCGCTTCCCAGACCGACGGAAAGACTCCTCTGAGCAAGAGGTCCGAGATGGGCACACACGCTTACAag ATGTTCGTGTTCGACCAGGAGAACTTCCAGGGCCGCTGTGTTGAGATCAGCGGAGAGTGCATGAACGTGTGCGACATGGGCATGGACAAGGTGCGCTCCCTGCGCGTGGAGTGTGGGCC ctaCGTGGGCTACGAGCAGATGAACCTGTGCGGAGAGATGTTCATCCTGGAGAAGGGAGAGTACCCCCGCTGGGACTCCTGGAGCAACTGCCAGAGGAACGACTACCTGCTGTCCTTCAGGCCCTGCCGCATG gaccccgagAAGCACAAGGTCTGCCTGTACGAGGTCGGAGAGTTCAAGGGCCGTAAGATGGAGATCATGGACGATGATGTCCCCAGCCTGTTCTCCTACGGCTTCACCGACAGGGTCGGCAGCGTGATGGTCAGCTGTGGAAC ctGGGTGGGCTACCAGTTCCCCGGTTACCGTGGCAGCCAGTACGTCCTGGAGAAGGGCGAGTACAGGCACTTCAACGAGTTTGGTGCCCGCTACCCCCAGATGCAGTCCATCAGGCGTATCCGCGACATGCAGTGGCACCAGCACGGCTGCTACACCATGTCCAGCAAGTGA
- the rtn4rl2a gene encoding reticulon-4 receptor-like 2a has protein sequence METSMISRSRRCSMMRNCKSGLSLWLVVLLVLGEPNPASACPHNCVCYPTPMTVSCQAQNFTTVPIGVPYESQRVFLQNNRITELRVGSFGFGTQVLWLFSNNLTWIEGGAFSEMRDLEELDLGDNSGLHRLEGGAFRGLEKLQSLHMHRCRLKALPHNIFHKLYSLQFLYLQENHLHFLQDDIFSDLINLSQLFLHGNRIRTLSENVFHGLVNLDRLLLHDNRVRQVNRRAFRDLGRVTMLFLFNNSLAEMPSQALRDVQGIEFLRLNGNPWSCGCESRPIWEWFREARVSSSEVICASPADRRGQDLRFLREMDYALCPLADPGSIGGSTTTTFSTKTRWWFAKNKPQSSSKGVYEKSSETVKAGLYGKRPSVSTSVVKYELGEDELALPKLDAEEYWTNYGNEDSDSDSGVSVRCFELECPDDFGLTPSSSSLPSSSSPSLLCLLALSLLAMSNLHMHIWG, from the exons ATGGAAACGTCTATGATTTCTCGGAGCCGACGATGCTCCATGATGCGCAATTGCAAAA gcggcctctctctctggctggtgGTGTTGCTGGTCCTCGGCGAGCCCAATCCGGCATCGGCGTGCCCGCATAACTGCGTGTGCTACCCCACGCCGATGACCGTGAGCTGCCAGGCGCAGAACTTCACCACCGTACCCATCGGAGTGCCGTACGAGTCGCAGCGCGTCTTTCTCCAGAACAACCGGATCACTGAACTGAGAGTTGGCTCATTTGGTTTCGGGACTCAG GTCCTGTGGCTCTTCTCCAACAACCTGACCTGGATCGAGGGGGGGGCCTTCAGCGAGATGAGGGACTTGGAGGAGTTGGACCTGGGAGACAACTCGGGCCTCCATCGGCTGGAGGGAGGAGCCTTCCGGGGACTGGAGAAGCTCCAGAGCCTGCACATGCACCGCTGCCGGCTGAAGGCCCTGCCCCACAACATCTTCCACAAACTCTACAGCCTGCAGTTCCTCTATCTGCAG GAGAACCACCTCCACTTCTTGCAGGACGACATCTTCTCGGACCTCATCAACCTCAGCCAGCTCTTCCTGCACGGCAACCGCATCCGCACGCTGTCCGAGAACGTGTTCCACGGCCTGGTCAACCTGGACCGCCTGCTGCTGCACGACAACCGCGTCCGCCAGGTCAACCGCCGCGCCTTCCGCGACCTGGGCCGCGTCACCATGCTTTTCCTCTTCAACAACTCCCTGGCCGAGATGCCCAGCCAGGCCCTGAGGGACGTCCAGGGCATCGAGTTCCTCCGCCTCAACGGCAACCCCTGGTCCTGCGGCTGCGAGTCCCGCCCCATCTGGGAGTGGTTCCGGGAGGCGCGCGTCTCCTCCTCCGAGGTCATCTGCGCCTCGCCCGCCGACCGCCGCGGCCAGGACCTGCGCTTCCTGCGGGAGATGGACTACGCCCTGTGCCCGCTGGCCGACCCCGGCTCCATCGgcggctccaccaccaccaccttcagcaCCAAGACCCGCTGGTGGTTCGCCAAGAACAAGCCCCAGTCCTCCAGCAAAGGCGTGTACGAGAAGTCCTCCGAGACGGTGAAGGCCGGCCTCTACGGCAAGCGTCCCTCCGTGTCCACCTCGGTGGTGAAGTACGAGCTGGGGGAGGACGAGCTGGCCCTGCCCAAGCTGGACGCCGAGGAGTACTGGACCAACTACGGCAACGAGGACTCGGACTCGGACTCCGGCGTTTCCGTGCGCTGCTTCGAGCTGGAGTGCCCGGACGACTTCGGCCTGacgccgtcctcctcctccttgccctcctcttcctctccctccctcctctgcctcttggCCCTCTCACTCCTCGCCATGTCCAACCTACACATGCACATCTGGGGCTGA